The following are encoded together in the Penicillium digitatum chromosome 3, complete sequence genome:
- a CDS encoding Histone-lysine N-methyltransferase, H3 lysine-36 specific — protein sequence MERQSPVNGNQLKNDSRLSSRSPLPPKKESTLNSDASDQPKENIGEIVPKQESGQPLKLSRSSSQKVASRPPPLYTHLPDSTQDALATFEQIPGCIYANKYMGYTEHAMECDCAEEWDPKIGQNIACGEDSDCINRATKIECAGDCGCGSDCQNQRFQKQQFAPVSVIKTEKKGFGLRAERNLDPGELIYEYVGEVVGEQQFRKRMRQYDEEGIKHFYFMSLNKGEFVDATKRGNLGRFCNHSCNPNCYVDKWVVGEKLRMGIFAERAVQAGEELVFNYNVDRYGADPQPCYCGEPMCTGFIGGRTQTERATKLSNATIEALGIDEADGWDTVVAKRPKKKKMEEDDEEYVDSVQPKSLDEDGVTKVMAALVQCQEKWIAVKLLGRIQRCDDERVRNRVVRMHGYQILNSQLAQWKEDQNVVLQILNILDGFPRLTRNKIQDSKIETNIRPLTTCDDERVAKKAVALLESWAGLEVAYRIPRMKRGKDAKQAINQFERRETGQEQRQRSLTRSPSPAYDPPRGPAQQRRDRGPQRPRQPNRRGPRPLPEGWYTAEAEGRVYYYSASGKTTWERPTLPATSTTSAPGQPIKNQQNLALQSIIDGIMNTQEDTPSEHRTDTPVTPQASADQPERRQKDGEKWRKLPLEKQKRIYENTLFPHIKPVVDQYKHKIPDHYLKRFAKETAKKLVESDYKNNRVKDPTAKISTKHQQTVKTYCKTFFRKAAAKYVDREKLESEKSQGATPNPGSEVPSAGDNEAVAGAHASSPLEDDDAASLKRKRNGNLNVDGAEDGAASPSKRQKSTPPPPPPPPPPADLPQDDAGGDTCIGNTEDEPSPPKEGSGAAFNVNVNVNMEMEAATEPQMDQPRLSIEGQV from the exons ATGGAGCGGCAATCCCCGGTAAACGGCAATCAGTTGAAAAACGACTCGCGTCTCtcttctcgatctcctcttccgccaaaaaaagaatccaCCCTCAACTCCGATGCATCCGATCAACCGAAGGAGAATATCGGCGAGATCGTCCCGAAACAAGAATCGGGCCAACCACTCAAGCTGTCTCGCAGCTCGTCGCAAAAAGTCGCGTCGCGACCTCCGCCGCTGTACACGCACCTGCCAGATAGTACCCAGGATGCGCTCGCCACCTTTGAACAGATTCCCGGCTGTATTTACGCTAACAAATACATGGGATACACCGAACATGCCATGGAATGTGATTGCGCTGAAGAGTGGG ACCCAAAGATTGGACAAAATATCGCATGCGGCGAGGATTCAGACTGTATCAACCGCGCGACCAAGATCGAATGTGCAGGCGACTGCGGCTGTGGCTCCGACTGTCAAAATCAGCGGTTTCAAAAACAACAGTTTGCCCCGGTATCCGTTATCaagacagaaaaaaagggGTTCGGTTTGCGCGCGGAAAGGAATCTCGATCCGGGCGAACTAATTTACGAATACGTTGGGGAGGTCGTGGGAGAACAGCAATTTCGAAAGCGCATGAGACAGTATGAtgaggagggcatcaagcATTTCTACTTTATGTCCCTGAACAAGGGCGAGTTTGTCGATGCGACCAAGCGAGGCAACCTGGGACGATTCTGCAATCACTCGTGCAACCCCAACTGCTATGTGGACAAATGGGTCGTGGGCGAGAAGTTACGTATGGGAATCTTCGCCGAACGCGCGGTTCAGgccggcgaggagctggTATTCAATTACAATGTGGATCGATACGGTGCCGACCCCCAGCCCTGCTATTGCGGGGAGCCGATGTGCACGGGATTCATCGGCGGACGCACGCAGACCGAGCGTGCGACCAAGCTGTCAAACGCAACTATCGAGGCTCTTGGTATTGACGAGGCCGATGGCTGGGATACGGTGGTTGCGAAACgaccaaaaaagaagaagatggaagaggatgacgaggagtATGTGGACAGCGTGCAGCCCAAGTCGCTGGATGAGGATGGTGTGACCAAGGTCATGGCAGCTCTTGTGCAGTGCCAGGAGAAGTGGATCGCGGTCAAACTGCTTGGCCGTATTCAGCGCTGTGACGACGAACGCGTTCGCAATCGCGTGGTGAGAATGCATGGATACCAGATTTTGAATTCCCAACTCGCCCAATGGAAGGAAGACCAGAACGTGGTCCTGCAGATCTTGAATATCCTCGACGGATTCCCGCGACTCACCCGGAACAAGATCCAGGACTCGAAGATTGAGACGAACATCCGGCCGTTGACGACCTGTGATGATGAACGCGTCGCAAAGAAAGCAGTCGCCCTTCTCGAGAGCTGGGCGGGTCTGGAAGTCGCCTACCGAATCCCGCGCATGAAACGCGGCAAGGACGCGAAGCAGGCAATCAACCAGTTTGAGCGCCGCGAAACTGGACAAGAGCAGCGCCAGCGATCTCTCACTCGCTCTCCATCTCCTGCGTATGATCCTCCTCGTGGCCCAGCACAGCAACGAAGAGACCGAGGTCCTCAGCGGCCCAGACAACCCAACCGTCGCGGCCCTCGGCCATTGCCGGAGGGATGGTACACTGCGGAGGCGGAGGGCCGCGTTTACTACTATTCTGCATCAGGCAAAACAACCTGGGAACGGCCAACTTTACCTGCTACTTCTACTACTTCTGCACCGGGTCAGCCTATCAAAAATCAACAGAATTTGGCCTTGCAGAGTATCATTGATGGGATTATGAACACGCAGGAGGACACACCCTCCGAGCACCGAACTGATACACCCGTGACTCCCCAGGCCTCCGCTGATCAACCGGAGAGAAGACAAAAAGATGGAGAGAAGTGGAGGAAGCTTCCGCTGGAGAAACAGAAGAGAATCTACGAGAACACT CTTTTCCCACACATCAAGCCTGTGGTCGATCAGTACAAACATAAGATTCCTGATCATTATCTGAAACGATTTGCTAAGGAG ACTGCGAAGAAGCTCGTTGAAAGCGATTACAAAAATAATCGCGTCAAGGATCCCACTGCGAAGATTTCCACAAAGCACCAGCAAACCGTGAAAACTTACTGCAAGACCTTTTTCCGCAAGGCCGCTGCCAAATATGTGGATCGCGAGAAGCTCGAGAGCGAGAAATCGCAGGGTGCCACCCCGAACCCCGGAAGTGAAGTTCCCAGCGCAGGCGACAATGAAGCTGTCGCGGGTGCACATGCGAGTTCTCCCCTAGAAGATGATGACGCCGCGTCCCTCAAACGCAAGCGAAACGGAAACCTGAATGTTGACGGTGCTGAAGATGGAGCCGCCTCTCCCTCTAAACGACAGAAATCTACACCCCCACCgcctcctcctccgcccCCTCCAGCCGATCTCCCTCAAGATGACGCTGGTGGTGACACCTGCATAG